TACTCAATCTTTTCATCGACATAACTTTCATCGTCATACTTGCGATCAGACGGTCTCCGGGCGCTTGGCCCGATAGCAGGTCGCATACAAAGCGGGAAGAAAGACGAGCGTCAACACCGTGGCGACGGCGAGTCCTCCCATGATTGCCCACGCCATCGGGCCCCAGAACACGGAATGGGTAAGCGGCACCATCGCCAGAATTGCAGCCAAGGCAGTCAGCACGATCGGACGCAGCCGCCGCACCGCCGCTTCGACGATGGCTGTCCACAGTGCGACGCCCGCGCCCACGTCCTGATCGATCTGTACGACCAGGATCACCGAGTTGCGGATGATCATTCCAGCGAGGGCGATCACACCCAACATGGCGACAAAGCCAAATGGAATCTGAAATGTGGCCATGATCGCGCTGACACCGATCAGCCCGAGCGGCGCGGTCAGCAGGACCATCGCCATCTTCTTCATGTCCTGAAGTTGAATCATCAGCAGCAAGAGCACCGCGATAATCGTCACCGGCATCACCGCGAAAACAGAACGCTGGGCCTTCTCACTCGATTCGTAAGCGCCTCCGATCTCGATGCCATAGCCGAGCGGAAGCGCCTTTTCCAATGCATCGATCTTCGGCTGTAGCGCGCGCGTGACGTCAGGTGCCTGCGCCCCCGCGATGTCGGCACGAACGGTCAGCGTTGGCACGCGGTTGCGCCTCCAGAGCTCGCTGTCTTCGCTGTCAAGCGTGAGCCGGGCCACTTGCGAGACCGGCACAAATTTTCCGTCGCGCACATAGATCTTGGCATCCTTCAGGTTGTTCAGGTCCGTGCGCTCCGCCGCGACGAGGCGCGCGACCACGTCGATACCCTGGTCCTCCTCACGGTACTGCGTGATTGGCGTGCCCGACAACGAGGCCTCGAGGGCTTCCTTGATCTGGCCTGAACTGATGCCCAGTGCACGCGCCTTATCCTGGTCCACGTCGATCTGCACGCGTTTGATGCGTTCGCCCCAATCCTGGTTGACCTGGCGCACATGCGGCTCTTCGCGCATGATGTCGGCCACCTGCTGACCGATCGCGCGAACCTTGACGTTGTCCTGCCCGTACACGCGGAACTGCACCGGGTATCCGACTGGCGGACCGTTCTCCAGTCGATTGACGCGGCCCCGCACATTCGGGAATCTTTCGTCGAACAGCTTCTCGAGCTTCTCCTTCGCCCGCTCCCGTGCCTCACCGCCCCTCGTCATCACCAGCATCTCGCCCAGGTTCAGATTGGGCGTCTGCACATCGAGCGGCAGGTAGAATCGTGGCGTACCGTTGCCAACAAAGCTGGTCACGGCAGCAATGTCCGGATCGCCCTTGAGCAGGTCTTCCAGCGTCTGGACCTCGCGCTGACTCGCCTCAAAGGTCGAGGCTTTCGGCATCCACAGGTCCACAATGAGTTCGGCCCGGTCTGACGCGGGAAAGAACTGCTGGGGTATCGCCTTGAACAGCACCAGTGCGCCGACAAATGCCGCGAGCGTGATGCCGAGCACCCACACGCGCTGCTTAAGGCAGAAGTCAATGAAGTGGCGGAACTTGACATAGAAGCCGCGCTGGTAGACGGCATCCTCGTCATGCGACGCATGCGCATGCTCCTTCAACAGCTTGAAACCGATGTATGGCGTGAAGAGGACGGCCACGATCCACGACAACAACAGCGAAATGCCCACCACCTGGAACAGGGAGTACACATATTCGCCGGTGCCCGACTTCGCAAAGCCGACCGGCAGGAAGCCCGCCGCCGTGATCAACGTGCCGGTAAGCATCGGGAAAGCCGTGGCCGTGTACGCGTAGGTGGCGGCGCGGAACTTATCCCAGCCCTGCTCGAGCTTCAGTGCCATCATTTCGACGGCAATAATGGCGTCATCCACCAATAGTCCGAGCGCAATGATCAGCGCACCTAGCGAGATGCGCTGCAAGTCGATGCCCATCACATACATCGCCAGGAACGTCATGGCCAGCACGAGCGGGATGCTGAGCGCGACGACCAGTCCCGTGCGCAAGCCCAGCGACAGGAAGCTCACGACGAGCACAATGATCACTGCCTCGGCCAGACTCTTCTTGAACTCGAATACGGAATGCTCGACGATACGTGGCTGGTCGCTTACGGCGTGGATCTGCACACCCACCGGCAAGGTGGACTCGATGCGCTTGACCGTTTCGTCCAGCTTTGTGCCAAGCCGAATCACGTCGCCGCCCTTGCGCATGCTCACCGCAAGTCCAATCGCCTCGTTGCCGTTGAAGCGCATCCTCGAGGTGGCAGGCTCCACAAAGCCCCGACGGACGTCGGCGATATCGCCAAGGCGGAAGGTACGCTGGCCGGCACGGATGCCGATGGCGCGAATTCCTTCGACCGAGTCAAACTCGCCACTGACAGCCAGCCGCACCTGTTCCGCAGTGGTTTGCACCGTCCCGCCCGACGTCACGACATTGGTTTGCTGGAGCGTCGACGCAATCAGTGCCGGGTCGATCCCCAGCGAGGCGAGCTTGGCGGTGGAGACTTCCACATAGATCTTCTGTTCCTGCTTGCCCACGAGGTCGACCTTGTTGACGTCGCCGACACGAAGAAACTCGTTACGCGCGGCATCTGCAATCCGTCTCAGATCGTCATAGTCGAAGCCATCACCAGTGATGGCATAGAGGTTACCGAAGGTGTCCCCGAACTCGTCATTGAAGAAAGGTCCCTGCGTGCCCTGTGGCAGGGTATGCCGGATGTCGCCCATCTTCTTCCGGACCTGGTACCACACGTCCGGCACTGCGCCCGGTGGTACGTCCTCGCGCAAGTTCACCTTGACCTGCGTTTCGCCCGGCTTCACATAGGTGGACGTATAGTCGATCTCCGCCACCTCTTGCAGCTTGCGCTCGATCTTGTCAGTGACCTGATCGGCCATCTGCTGGGCGGAGCTCCCCGGCCAGTACGCCTGGACGACCATGGTCTTGATCGTGAACTCCGGGTCTTCCTTCTGGCCAAGGCTGCCATAGGCCAGCACGCCGGCCACGGACAACAGCAATAGCAGGAACGCGATCATCTGCTGGTGCTTCAGTGCCCATTCGGACAGGTTGATGCCTTTCACTTCACACCTCCCGCCCTGGCGACAGCTACCGCCTCGGCCACCTTCACCTGCTGGCCAGGCTGCAGCATATGCACGCCGGCACTCACGACGGTCTCTCCTCCCGCCAGTCCCCCAACCACGATCACACTGTCATTCTGCGCGGCGCCCAGCTTGACTTCACGCGCGATCACCCGCGACGTCTTCGGATCAACCACCCACACCTGCCGGCCATGTTCATGATCGACAATAGCGGTCAGCGGCACGCGGACAACGCCGTTGCCGTCCACGTCCGGTGCTATGACAGACGCTGTCATGCCTAGCCGCAGGAGGTCCGGATCCGCGTCCTGAATGGAAATGCGTGCCGAGTACGTCCGCGTGATGCTGTCCGCATCCGGCGCAAGCTCCCGGAGCTTGCCGGTCCATGACTTGTCCGGATGCGCCCAGGCCGTGATCTTCAGCGTCGACGCCTTACGCAGTTCGTCGACTCGCGACTCGGGAATACTGATCGAGACCTCGCGTTCGCCGTCAGCCGCAACGGTCACGATCGACTGCCCGGCCGCGACCACCTGCCCGGCTTCCGCGTTGACTGCACTGACCACACCATCGCGGTCGGCCAGGAGCGTGGTAAAACCGCGCAGGTTGGCATTCAGCTGCTGGCGCGCCTGGGCAGAACGCAGTTGTGCTTCCGCCTGGTTGAGCGCCAGCCGCTGCTGGTCCAGCTCGGCTTGCGAGGCAAAGTTCTGCGCGAGCAATTGCTCGGTACGCCGAACATCCACCCGCGCCTGGGCTACCCGGCCCCTCGCGGCATCAGCCTCCGCACCCGCCGCAGCCACCTGCAACGTCTCCTGGGTGGGGTCGAGCTGGAACAACGGCTGGCCGCGCTTGACGTGGCTGCCCACCTCCACCATGCGCGCGACGATCTTGCCGGCTGTGCGGAATCCAAGCTGACTTTCGTAACGCGCGCGAATCTCGCCTGAGTAGGTCGCGCCGACCGACCCGGCGGTACGTCCGGCGACCACTGTCCGCACCGGCCTTACGTCCGCGTGTTCAGACGCAGAGTGCGGTGTGCAGGCTGCTAGCAGATGTGCCGCGATGATGATAAGAGCTGCCGCTCGATAGTTCCTGTTCAATTTCTGCCCTCAAGTAAGGTCCGTCGCTCGCCTGCGAGTCATCAGCGATCCACGCTGCCGAGCCGCCCCACGGACTCGTGCTGGCGTATGCGACAGCAGGCCTGTCAGGGCTTTCGCCCTTCCCGATAGCCCGGAATATACATCATACTGACTTATGTGTCATGATGACGTAGAATTTATTTTATGAGCGAACCGGGACGACTATGCCGTACCGGATTCCACATGAGACGAAGAAGGTGCATGGCGACCACAAGCAAGTGGACGCGCGCAGACAAGCGCTGGATGCGGAGTGACGTGATGGGCCTGGACTGAAGGCGCAGGAAGCGCGGCTATGTCGACTCATTGACCATGAGGAAAAAAACAGATCAATGACCCCGATACCGAAGAGATTGGCAGCTGAAACCGAGCCGTGGGAGACTCGCGACCACCGTCAGCGGGTTGCGGCAAAGCGGCGGCAGCGTATGCGCTCGCTGTTGCTGAACAGTGCAATGCGCTTGATGGTAGAGAACAGCGCCGCAACGCCTTCCATCGATGACATCATTTCGGCCGCACGGGTGTCCCGTGGAACGTTCTACAAGTACTTTCCGTCGTCAGATGCGATCGTGCGGGAGCTTGTCGGGAAGATTGCTGAACAATGGGAGCGGGCCGCCGACCCCATTGTGCGCGGCCATGACGACCTGGCCGAGCACATCGCCAGGGGAATACGGCTGGCGTCGATGCTTGCGATACGCCAGCCGGGAGTGGCTGCAATCCTGGGTCGGCTGGGCTGGGCTGGCTACCAGGCGCCCAATATGCTGGAGTTTGTCCGCAGGGACGTAGAGGAAGGTATTCGACGCAAGCGCTTCAAGCGCATGCCGACCGCCCTGGGGTTCAATATCGTCGCCGGCGCGGCAATGAGCGCGATGCACCACATGCTTGAAACCGAATGTCGCGAAGATTTCTCGGAGCTCGCCGCTGCCGTGGCATTGCGCGCCTTAGGCGTGGACGAAGCGGTGGCTGATGCGATATCCAAGTCGCCGCTGGATGCGAGTGAAGTGCTATTCGATGGCTTGCTCGCCGAAGCGAGCGGCGAAGTATCGTAGTGTTGGCTATGCGCGCAAGTTGGAGGGCTCGGCCATTTCGGCGAGCCTCTCCTGTGCCTTTTCGAGCAGTGATTCAGGCGGAACGACCAGCTTTGGCAAAGGCGCGGAGGTCAACTTTGTGGCATTCGATGCGGACACGCCGAGCGACCGCAACACCGCCCGGACAATCCGCTCGGGATAATCCTTGGTCGTTTTTCCCTGGGCCATACGGTGAACGGCGATTACCCCCGCGCCTGCCACCATGTCCAATGCAACATCGGCCGATGCCTCGTCAAACGTGCCAGTCTTCAGGCCTTCCTTGACATCCGAGGGCAGGTACTCGTACACGGCACTCTTCTTGCCGACCAAGGTCAGGCCTGTGCCGGATAGAAACTGCGCCACCACAGGATAGGATCGCGCAAGGTGCAGATACAAGCGAAAACCCGTTGCAACACGCAACGCCGGATCTTCGATATCGCCAACCACGCTCTCGATCATTTGCACCATGTCGCGACTGAGCGCCTCGCTGACAGCCGCCAGCAGATCGTCGTTGGTGCGGAAGTAGTTGTAGAAGGAACCTTGCGAGACGCCAGCCGCCGCGATGACTTCCGGAATCACGCTGACTCCGACACCTCGTTGCGCAAAGACGATCATCGCGCTTTCAATGAGACGCATGCGCATCCGTGCACGCCGCTCAGCGGCAACGCGAGGGCGATGGTCTTTAGGATCAGGGGCGGCAGGCATCTTCAATTTTAGGACCTTATGTGATTGGATGATTATATCAATACGCCGCTACAACGCCGACACCATGGCGTAGGCCACGTCCCGCCCTCCTTGACACGAACAAGCTCAGTGCCATCCCCGGCTCGCACCGAGTGCGCAGCGTCTGCTGAACGGTGGGACAAGGAGGTGCTTTGCAGCAGACGTGCCCATCGCAATTTTTACAAGATACTTGTTGTCATGATGACATTAAAGTCATTATGTAACAGAATGCGGGAATCTCGAATGAACCCGGTGCGATCGACGCACTGCTTGCCTCAATGCATCAGAACCACATTCCGCCGCCAGATCCACCGCAGGCCATGCATCGGCTGGTTGCGTGCGAGCATTGCGATGCACTCCATATGCGCGTGACACTGCAACCGGGCGAACGTGCCACTTGTCTGCGCTGCGGCGGTGCCCTCTATCGCAACAGTTCGCTCGCCTATCGCCGCCTGCTGCCGCTTGTGGTGACCGCTCTGATCCTGTTCATGATCTCTAACGCGTACCCGATTGTCGCCATGGAACTCAAGGGCTCGCGCGTGGAGACCACGCTATGGGGCGCCGTGCAAGCACTCTACGCGCATGACATGTCGCCGGTGGCGATGCTCGTGTTCGCCACGACGATCCTGCTTCCGCTGGCAGAGTTACTCATGATGTGCTACCTGCTCGTGCCAATGGCACAGCACCGCATGCCCCCCGGATTCGACCGCGTTGTGCGCGGCATTCTCCTGACGCGGCCGTGGGGCATGATCGAAGTGTTCATGATTGGCGTGCTGGTGACGGTGGTAAAGCTGTCGACCATAGCGCAGGTGCTTGCTGGCGTCGCGCTCTGGTCGTTCGGTGCCCTCGTGGTCGTACTTGCCGCGATCCTGTCCTTTGATCCACGCGACCTGTGGCATTACCTCGACGCGCAGGGTGCAGATGACAGACACACCTGCACGCCGGACGCCGCACCATGACCACGACTCAGTTGCCCCACGTTACCGCTGCTTCGCGCGGCCTGCTGTCATGCCACGCTTGTGATCGGCTCAGCCCGATGACGCTCGAGGCCGGACCGTGTCCGCGCTGCGGCGCCTTGCTGCATCGTCGCAAGCCAGCCAGCGCGTCGCGCACCTGGGCCTTCCTGTTGGCCGCTTACCTTCTGTATATCCCAGCCAATCTGCTCCCGGTGATGGTGACGCAGTCAATTCTCGGTACACAGCGCGACACCATCATGTCCGGCGTCATCTATCTGTGGCTGTCCGGCTCGCACGTGCTGGCGCTCTTGGTGCTGATCGCCAGCATTGTTGTCCCGCTGCTGAAGATGATGATCCTGACATTGCTGCTGATATCGGTGCGCCGCAGATCGACCTGGCGCATCCGAGAACAGACCCGGCTCTACGCGCTGGTCGAGGTCATCGGCCGATGGTCCATGCTCGACATCTTCGTCGTGGCACTGCTGGCCTCACTGGTGCAGGTCGGGGCGCTGGCCACGATTACGCCCGGGGGCGGGGCCCTGGCCTTTGCCTCGGATGTCGTGCTGACCATGCTCGCGTCACTGAGCTTTGATCCCCGTCTGCTGTGGGATGCGTTTGATACGTCGCCTCCCTCTATCGAATTTCCGCACTCCGATCATGCCTGAACACACTAATCATCCCCCACCTCATGGTGTACCGCCGCCCGTGCGCAAGCCTCGCGCGCGTTGGCTACCCTCGCTCGTCTGGCTGATCCCCCTCGTTGCGGCGGTGGTCGGGCTTTCGTTGTTGATCAACACGCTAGCATCGCGCGGGCCCGAGATCACCGTCACATTTCGCACCGCCGAAGGCCTGACACCAGGCAAGACCCCCGTGCGCTACAAGGACGTCGATATCGGCTTGGTGAAGACGGCACGGCTGGCAGCGGACCGTTCGCATGTGATCGCAACGATTGCGTTGTCCAAGGACGCAGAGACCTTCGCCGTGGCCGACACACGCTTCTGGGTGGTGCGGCCTCGCTTTGCCACCAGCGGCGTGTCGGGGCTCGAGACGCTGCTATCAGGCGCATATATCGGCGTGGATGCCGGCAAGTCAGGCAAGACGACGCGCAGCTTCACCGGTCTCGAAGTCCCGCCGACAGTCACTGCCGACGCCTCAGGCAGGCAGTTCGTGCTGCGTGCGCAAGACCTGGGCTCGCTCGACATCGGCTCACCGGTCTACTATCGTCGCGTGCAGGTCGGGCATGTCGTAGCGTATCAACTCGAGCCGAACGGCCACGACATCACGCTGCGGATCTTTGTCAACAAGCCTTATGACAAGCTCGTCTGCGCCGATACGCGCTTCTGGCATGCCAGCGGCGTCGACCTCAAGCTCGATGCGAACGGGCTGAAGTTGTCCACGCAGTCGCTGGTCACCGTGATGCTTGGTGGCCTTGCCTTCCAGGCGCCGGAGCACTCGACTGCGCACGCCACGGCCGCCGAGAACACCGAGTTCCTGCTTGCGGCGGACCAATCGGAAGCCATGAAGGAGCCGGAGGAACTCGCCCCCGCACTGGCAGTGCTCAACTTCGATCAGTCCGTGCGCGGCCTGTCTCCAGGTGCGCCAGTCGATTTCCGCGGTGTGACCGTCGGGCAAGTGCGCTCGATCGGTATCGAATACCAGCGTGACAAGAAGGCCTTCCGCATGCCCGTGGTGGTGGAACTCTATCCGTCTCGCATGGGACTGCACGAGAAAGACGTGGCTGATGACGCGCGCAAGCTCGCCATCGTGCATAGCCTGGTACAGCGCGGCATGCGTGCGCAGTTGCGCACCGGCAACCTGCTGACAGGCCAGCTCTATGTGGCACTCGATTTCTTTCCGAGGGCAACTCTGCCGGCTGATCTGGACCTGAACGGGTCGCTGCCTGAGTTCCCCACCACGCCGGGCACCTTCGACGAGCTTCAGGCCAAGCTTGGCGACATTGTGACCAAGATCGGCAAAGTGCCGTTTGACCAGATCGGGCAGGACGCGCGCACGGCGATGGTGTCCATGAACAAGATGCTCGTCAACGCGGACAAGCTCGTGGCACAGGTCAATGGCGATGTGGCACCTGAAGTGCTCGCCGCGTTGAAGGATGTGCGCCGCACGCTCGCCACGGCCAATGGCGCGCTGGCGCCCGACGCATCGCTGCAGCAGGACACGCGTCGGATGATGCAGGAACTCACGCAAACGGCAGTCTCGCTGCGCACGCTGACCGATTATCTCGAGCGGCATCCCGAAGCACTGCTGCAAGGCAAGAGAGAAGAGAAATGATGAAACGTATGACGCTGTTTTTTACGCTGGCCGCCGCGGGCATGACCATGATGAACGGCTGCGCGTCGCCCGAGGCGCGCTACTACACGCTGGCAGCCAGTCGCTCCAACGTCACGCCGGCCGTGACAGGGCGAGCCAGCCGTAGCAGCGAACCGTTATGGATCGAGGTCACGCCGGTGCGCGTGCCCGAACGGCTGAACCGCATTCAGCTGGTAGTGCGTGACGGCACCAGCGGGGAGGTGAAGCTGCTCGACACATCGCGCTGGACGTCCCCGTTACCCGACGAGCTACGCGATGCGCTGTCGCAGCAACTGCAATCCACGCTTGGCGCGCTGGATGTCTACCAGCGCGGCCTGCCGGCGACGCAGCCGGCCTTCCGGGTAACGACCGAGGTGGTAAACCTCGACGCCAATGTGGGCAAGTGGGCCGCGGCGACCATCGCCTGGACCGTGCGGCGACTGCCGGATGGCAAGGTTCTGAGCGGCCGCACCGAAACCGAGGTGCCCGCGCCCGGGCAGATGGAGGGCGTGGTGAAAGCGTATCGGGAGATCCTCGCCGCAACCGCGGCCGACATAGCAGCCGGCGTGCAATCCCTTGACCGCTAGACGTGAAACACCCCGCACATTGGGCACGGCGAAGCGGGCGACCAGCTCGCTTTTTTTTCGCCATCTAGGTGTTAACGACATATATGTCATTATGACACTTGGACTATTATTAAATCCGTAAACGACGTCGCCTGCCGACACATGCCGACGTCGCAAGCGCCGTGGCGCCTCCTTGGCGGCACCAGCATGCACGGCGCAAATCCAAAACAATGACAAATGGACCGCTCAGCGGTTGGAGACCTCATGCCCAAGTCAACTGGAGTACTCCGTCAGCCGGAGTCTTATCCGGAGAGTCGGCTGCCACCTGGCGTGCAGAGACTGAATCGCCCACAGCCATGCGGCAGAGCCGTGGAGCTGGCATTCCTTCGCTGGGAAAAAAAAGACCTGGCGGCGACTGAACGCTTCTGGCGCGATTTCGGCATGCAACTGGTCAGCGTCTCGCCTGGCCGGATCACGGCCCGTGGCGTCGGGACGGCCCCTTGCATTGCCGTGGCCGAACGTTCGGCGGCGAGCCGCTTCGTTGGGCCTGCCTTTCGCATGTCCGACGATACCGACTTGCATCGGTATGTCGATCGCTTTGGCGCCACGTGGTTGACCGAACAGCAGATTCCCGGAGGCGGCCGCGGTGTCGAGCTGTTCGATCCCTCTGGCCGTAGTGTCTGGCTCCTGCAAGGCCAGCAGCGTGTCGAAGCGCTGCCCATGCGCCCACCCATGACGTTGACCAACACGGCGCAACATGCGCCGCGCGTCAACCGCACCGTTCGCACCCCGATTGAGCCCGCCAGTATTGTCCGGCTGGGTCATGTTGTCTTTCAAACCGTGGACTTTGCCACCATGGCGGCGTGGTACATGAACGTGCTCGGCGTCATTCCCACCGATGTGCAGTACCTCGCGGATGGCAGTCCCAACCTGGCCTTCTGCCGGCTCGACCTTGGCCAGGCGCCAGCGGACCACCACACCCTCGTACTGGTGGGTGGCATCGAAGAGAAATACGAGCACAGCGCTTACGAAGTCATCGATCTCGATGCGCTTGGGCAAGGTCAGCAGGTGCTGCGTGCGCAAGGCCATTCGCACATGTGGGGCATCGGGCGGCATTTGCTGGGCAGCCAGTTGTTCGACTACTGGCGCGACCCGGACGGTTTCGAGCTGGAGCACTACACCGATGGCGACCTGTTCACCGCGGATTTCGAAACCGCTTACTCGCCGCTTGATTTCGGCGGCATCTGGGCCTGGGGGGCAGACGCACCGGCTTCCATGAAGCCAAGAAAGACTCTGCGCAATGTGCTGAAGGTGCTGAGGCTGGTACAGCGCAAGGCGATTGCGCCGGCGCGGCTCAAACTGATCGAAACGGCACTGGGTGCACCCGCCAGGCCCTGGCTCTAGAACTTGGCAATTCCATAGGAAGTATCATGTCTCGTACCGTCATTCGCTACATCCATACGGATGGCCCGCAATGGGGCATTCTCTTTGGCGCGCGCATCGCGCCGTTGCAGGGCAACGCCGCGACCACTGGCGAGTTGCTTGCCAAACACTGGCAGAGCATCTGGCAAGTGCCGGCGGCGCAGGCAACGATTGCGCGCGAGGCCGTCCAGCTTCTGGCTCCCGTCACGCAAAACCAGCAATTCCTCTGCCAGGGGGTCAACTACCGCAGCCACGTCATGGAATCCGGCCTGCGTGTCGAGGATTTTCCATTCAACACGATCTTTACGAAGGCGTCCTCATGCATCACGGCCGCGGATGCTCCGGTTGCCTCCCCGGCCCACGTCAAGCTGCTCGACTACGAGATCGAGCTCGGGCTGGTGCTGCGGCGGGATTTGCAGCCGGGCGTGAAGGTCAGCCCCGACGCTCTCGGTGATTGGCTTGCCGGCGTGACCATCGTCAATGACCTGTCGGCGCGTGACGTGCAATTGCCGCAGGGTCAGTTCTACAAGGGCAAGAGCTATCGCGGCTTCGGACCTGTTGGCCCCGGGCTCATATTGCTGACACCGGAAGAGTGGCAACGTTGGCCGGCGTTGCGGATGCGCCTGGATGTCAACGGACAGCCCCGGCAGGACGCCTACTGCGCCGATATGATCCACGCGCCGGCGTCAACCTTGACGGAACTGGCATCCATGCACGACGTTCACGCGGGCGACCTGATCGCCACCGGCACACCTGCCGGTTGCGCGGCGCGCGCGCCGGGCAAGCTCGCCATGTTCATGGCAAAACATTTTCTGAGCGACGCCGGTAAATGGCGCATGTTCGTGCGCCGCGGCATGACCAATCCCGCCTACCTTCGGCCCGGCGATAGCATCCGGGCCTCGATTCGCACGGATGACGGCACCATCGACCTGGGTGAGCAGACCACCGTGATCGCCCCGGCATGACGACCATGCCGGTTTGCGACCAAACACGCGCCATCCTTCGCAGTTTCGGAATGAGAGTGATGTCTTATGAG
The Cupriavidus basilensis DNA segment above includes these coding regions:
- a CDS encoding fumarylacetoacetate hydrolase family protein codes for the protein MQGNAATTGELLAKHWQSIWQVPAAQATIAREAVQLLAPVTQNQQFLCQGVNYRSHVMESGLRVEDFPFNTIFTKASSCITAADAPVASPAHVKLLDYEIELGLVLRRDLQPGVKVSPDALGDWLAGVTIVNDLSARDVQLPQGQFYKGKSYRGFGPVGPGLILLTPEEWQRWPALRMRLDVNGQPRQDAYCADMIHAPASTLTELASMHDVHAGDLIATGTPAGCAARAPGKLAMFMAKHFLSDAGKWRMFVRRGMTNPAYLRPGDSIRASIRTDDGTIDLGEQTTVIAPA
- a CDS encoding VOC family protein → MELAFLRWEKKDLAATERFWRDFGMQLVSVSPGRITARGVGTAPCIAVAERSAASRFVGPAFRMSDDTDLHRYVDRFGATWLTEQQIPGGGRGVELFDPSGRSVWLLQGQQRVEALPMRPPMTLTNTAQHAPRVNRTVRTPIEPASIVRLGHVVFQTVDFATMAAWYMNVLGVIPTDVQYLADGSPNLAFCRLDLGQAPADHHTLVLVGGIEEKYEHSAYEVIDLDALGQGQQVLRAQGHSHMWGIGRHLLGSQLFDYWRDPDGFELEHYTDGDLFTADFETAYSPLDFGGIWAWGADAPASMKPRKTLRNVLKVLRLVQRKAIAPARLKLIETALGAPARPWL